One Bacillus sp. FJAT-52991 genomic region harbors:
- the accA gene encoding acetyl-CoA carboxylase carboxyl transferase subunit alpha translates to MIGLEFEKPVLELKEKIAELKEFTSTSDVDLTEEIEKLEERLRKLEKDIYESMRPWDRVQMARHPERPTTLDYIAHLFTDFMELHGDRLFGDDAAIVGGVAKYRGLPVTVIGHQRGRDTKENIRRTFGMPHPEGYRKALRLMNQAVKFKRPIICLIDTKGAYPGKAAEERGQSEAIAKNLFEMAGMDVPVICIVIGEGGSGGALALGVGDRLFMLENSTYSVISPEGAAALLWKDASQAKRAAETMKITAGDLKELGVIDGIIPEVSGGAHRNVKQQAEFIDAVLKSSLAELLNQSSEELLEKRYEKYKKIGEYLQE, encoded by the coding sequence ATGATAGGATTAGAATTTGAAAAGCCGGTGTTGGAGCTAAAGGAGAAAATTGCAGAATTGAAAGAATTTACCTCCACTTCAGATGTTGATTTAACGGAGGAAATTGAAAAGCTTGAAGAGCGACTGCGCAAGCTAGAGAAAGATATTTATGAAAGCATGAGACCATGGGATCGCGTCCAAATGGCTCGTCATCCAGAGCGACCGACGACACTTGACTACATTGCACACTTGTTTACAGATTTCATGGAACTGCATGGAGATCGTTTGTTTGGCGATGACGCGGCCATTGTTGGTGGAGTGGCGAAATATCGAGGGCTTCCAGTCACGGTTATCGGTCATCAGCGCGGTCGTGACACGAAGGAAAATATTCGTCGTACATTCGGGATGCCACATCCAGAAGGCTATCGAAAAGCGCTTCGCCTCATGAATCAAGCGGTGAAGTTTAAACGTCCGATCATTTGTTTAATTGATACGAAAGGTGCTTATCCTGGGAAAGCGGCGGAAGAACGTGGACAAAGTGAAGCCATTGCTAAAAATTTATTTGAAATGGCAGGCATGGACGTTCCAGTGATTTGTATAGTGATCGGAGAAGGTGGCAGCGGTGGCGCGTTAGCTCTTGGTGTAGGAGATCGTTTGTTTATGCTTGAAAATTCCACTTATTCCGTTATTTCTCCAGAGGGAGCAGCTGCTTTATTATGGAAAGATGCTTCTCAAGCGAAGCGAGCAGCTGAGACGATGAAAATTACTGCTGGCGATTTAAAAGAACTTGGTGTTATTGACGGAATTATTCCAGAAGTAAGCGGTGGCGCTCATCGTAACGTCAAGCAGCAAGCGGAATTTATAGACGCAGTGCTAAAAAGCTCTTTAGCCGAATTATTGAACCAATCATCTGAAGAGCTTTTAGAAAAGCGCTATGAAAAATACAAAAAAATCGGTGAATACTTGCAAGAATAG
- a CDS encoding FadR/GntR family transcriptional regulator codes for MKSSHSHSKFEKVVGQIRHIILEDGLIPGDKLPSERELSERLSVARSSVREALRALELLGLIETKRGEGTFLRDFRDHRLIELLSTFILQTDEKKQDVIRTKEIVELGCLSFVIQQGNLEEELSIIAEEMKTDDYTEEEFFSSMMELCGNELLRKIWMIVSDYAASFYRVDRMVNSKPHFFHLIEQLKMKNMQAIFEAYKQLS; via the coding sequence GTGAAATCCTCCCATTCTCATTCCAAGTTTGAGAAAGTGGTCGGGCAAATCCGGCACATCATTTTGGAAGATGGCTTGATTCCAGGTGATAAGCTTCCTTCTGAGAGAGAACTATCGGAGCGGCTATCCGTTGCTCGTTCTTCTGTCAGGGAGGCACTTAGAGCACTTGAATTGCTTGGGCTGATTGAAACGAAGCGCGGAGAAGGAACTTTTCTCCGTGACTTTCGTGATCATCGGCTAATTGAACTTCTTAGTACATTTATTTTACAAACGGATGAGAAGAAGCAGGATGTCATCCGAACGAAAGAAATCGTGGAGCTTGGTTGCCTATCTTTTGTGATTCAACAGGGTAACTTAGAAGAAGAACTATCGATCATTGCAGAAGAAATGAAGACCGATGATTATACAGAAGAGGAGTTCTTTTCTTCTATGATGGAATTGTGCGGGAATGAGTTGCTGAGAAAGATCTGGATGATTGTCTCGGACTATGCTGCTTCCTTTTATCGAGTAGATCGCATGGTTAATAGTAAGCCCCATTTCTTTCACTTAATTGAACAATTAAAAATGAAAAATATGCAAGCTATATTTGAAGCATACAAGCAACTTAGTTAA
- the icd gene encoding NADP-dependent isocitrate dehydrogenase has protein sequence MTQGEKITVQNGVLNVPNHPVIPFIEGDGIGPDIWAAASRVLDAAVEKAYNGEKKIEWKEVYAGEKAFDKTGEWLPAETLDLIREYLIAIKGPLTTPIGGGIRSLNVALRQELDLFVCLRPVRYFDGVPSPIKRPEDTDMVIFRENTEDIYAGIEYAEGSDEVKKLLDFLQNEMGVNKIRFPETSGLGIKPVSKEGTSRLVRSAINYAIKEGRKSLTLVHKGNIMKFTEGAFKNWGYELAEKEFGDQVFTWAQYDKIKEEQGTEAANKAQADAEATGKIIVKDAIADIFLQQILTRPKEFDVVATMNLNGDYISDALAAQVGGIGIAPGANINYETGHAIFEATHGTAPKYAGLDKVNPSSVLLSGVLMLEHLGWNEAAQMITKSVEKTIASKVVTYDFARLMEGATEVKTSEFADELIKNL, from the coding sequence ATGACTCAAGGCGAAAAAATTACTGTACAAAATGGTGTGTTAAACGTACCAAATCATCCGGTTATTCCATTTATCGAAGGGGACGGAATTGGTCCTGATATTTGGGCAGCAGCTTCTCGTGTATTAGATGCAGCTGTTGAAAAAGCTTACAATGGTGAAAAGAAAATCGAGTGGAAAGAAGTATACGCTGGGGAAAAAGCTTTCGATAAAACTGGTGAATGGCTTCCGGCAGAAACATTAGATTTAATTCGTGAATACTTAATTGCAATTAAAGGTCCTTTAACAACTCCAATTGGCGGTGGGATTCGTTCACTAAATGTGGCGCTACGTCAAGAACTGGATTTATTTGTATGTCTTCGTCCGGTACGTTACTTCGATGGAGTTCCTTCACCGATCAAACGTCCAGAAGATACTGACATGGTTATTTTCCGTGAAAACACAGAAGATATTTATGCAGGTATTGAATATGCTGAAGGCTCAGATGAAGTTAAGAAGTTATTAGACTTCCTTCAAAATGAAATGGGAGTTAACAAAATCCGTTTCCCTGAAACATCAGGTCTTGGAATTAAGCCAGTTTCAAAAGAAGGTACAAGCCGTTTGGTTCGTTCAGCGATCAACTATGCGATTAAAGAAGGCCGCAAGTCCCTTACTTTAGTACATAAAGGGAACATCATGAAATTCACTGAAGGTGCCTTTAAAAACTGGGGATATGAGTTAGCTGAAAAAGAATTCGGCGATCAAGTATTTACTTGGGCTCAATACGATAAAATTAAAGAAGAGCAAGGTACAGAAGCGGCTAATAAAGCACAAGCTGATGCAGAAGCAACTGGCAAGATCATCGTAAAAGATGCGATTGCTGATATCTTCCTTCAACAAATCTTAACTCGTCCAAAAGAGTTTGATGTGGTTGCCACAATGAACTTGAACGGAGATTATATTTCTGATGCATTAGCTGCTCAAGTCGGCGGTATCGGTATTGCTCCAGGAGCGAACATTAACTACGAAACTGGACATGCTATTTTTGAGGCGACACATGGTACAGCTCCAAAATATGCTGGCTTAGACAAAGTAAACCCTTCATCTGTTCTTCTTTCAGGCGTGTTAATGCTTGAGCATTTAGGCTGGAATGAAGCGGCTCAAATGATTACAAAATCAGTAGAGAAAACAATTGCTTCTAAAGTCGTTACTTATGACTTTGCTCGCCTAATGGAAGGCGCAACAGAAGTTAAAACTTCTGAATTCGCAGATGAATTAATTAAAAACCTGTAA
- the mdh gene encoding malate dehydrogenase — translation MSLQRKKISVIGAGFTGATTAFLLAQKELGDVVLVDIPQAEGPTKGKALDMLEASPVQGFDANIIGTSDYVDTKDSDIVIITAGIARKPGMSRDDLVQTNQKVMKAVTSEVVKNSPNCTIIVLTNPVDAMTYTVYKESGFPKNRVIGQSGVLDTARFRTFVAQELNLSVKDITGFVLGGHGDDMVPLVRYSYAGGIPLETLIPKDRLDAIVERTRKGGGEIVALLGNGSAYYAPAAALVEMAEAILKDQRRVIPSIAYLEGEYGFDGIYLGVPTILGKEGIEQIIELELTEDEKAALAKSADSVRSVMKVLA, via the coding sequence ATGAGTTTGCAACGTAAAAAGATTTCTGTTATTGGCGCAGGTTTCACTGGTGCAACAACCGCTTTCTTACTTGCTCAGAAAGAACTTGGAGATGTCGTATTAGTAGATATTCCACAAGCGGAAGGTCCTACAAAAGGAAAAGCGCTTGATATGCTTGAAGCAAGTCCTGTACAAGGTTTCGATGCAAACATCATCGGTACTTCCGACTATGTTGACACAAAAGACTCTGACATCGTGATCATCACTGCTGGTATCGCTCGTAAACCAGGAATGAGCCGCGATGACTTAGTTCAAACAAATCAAAAAGTAATGAAAGCTGTAACAAGCGAAGTCGTGAAAAACTCTCCAAACTGTACAATCATTGTGTTAACAAATCCAGTTGATGCAATGACTTACACTGTTTATAAAGAGTCTGGCTTCCCTAAAAACCGTGTAATCGGACAATCCGGTGTTCTTGATACAGCTCGTTTCCGTACATTCGTTGCTCAAGAATTAAATCTTTCAGTGAAAGATATTACTGGTTTCGTTCTAGGTGGCCACGGTGACGACATGGTTCCACTTGTACGCTACTCTTATGCTGGTGGAATTCCATTAGAAACATTAATTCCGAAAGATCGTTTAGATGCAATTGTTGAACGTACTCGTAAAGGCGGCGGCGAAATCGTAGCCCTTTTAGGTAACGGTTCGGCCTATTACGCTCCTGCAGCTGCACTTGTTGAAATGGCAGAAGCAATTCTTAAAGATCAACGCCGTGTCATTCCTTCTATTGCTTACTTAGAAGGTGAGTACGGATTTGACGGAATCTACCTTGGTGTGCCAACAATCCTTGGTAAAGAAGGTATTGAACAAATCATCGAACTGGAATTAACAGAAGATGAAAAAGCAGCACTTGCTAAATCCGCGGATTCCGTTCGTAGCGTAATGAAAGTACTTGCTTAA
- a CDS encoding DUF441 domain-containing protein, producing the protein MLQPYLFLVLLLFISVIAKNQSLLIAVSVLLVMKVIGADEKLFSMFQSKGINWGVTIITIAVLAPIATGEIGFKELQEALKSPAAWIALVSGMAVALLGKQGITLLAEDPHITTALVLGTIAAVALFNGVAVGPVIGAGIAYVTMKIFEIFQ; encoded by the coding sequence ATGTTACAGCCTTATTTATTTTTAGTGTTATTATTGTTTATTAGTGTCATCGCCAAGAATCAATCGCTTTTAATCGCTGTCTCCGTTTTACTAGTGATGAAAGTAATTGGTGCGGATGAAAAGCTCTTTTCTATGTTCCAATCAAAAGGAATCAATTGGGGAGTGACGATTATTACGATCGCTGTTTTAGCTCCCATTGCTACAGGTGAGATTGGATTTAAAGAACTGCAAGAAGCACTCAAATCTCCAGCTGCTTGGATTGCGCTTGTTTCAGGCATGGCAGTTGCCTTATTAGGTAAACAAGGGATCACTTTACTAGCTGAGGACCCTCATATTACAACCGCTCTTGTGTTAGGAACGATCGCAGCAGTAGCATTGTTTAATGGTGTAGCTGTTGGTCCGGTAATCGGAGCGGGTATTGCGTACGTAACAATGAAAATATTTGAAATATTTCAATAG
- the citZ gene encoding citrate synthase — MTTTRGLEGVVATTSSVSSIIDDTLTYAGYNIDDLAENASFEEVIYLLWHRRLPTQTELDELKQQLANNYDIPQEVFNHFKMYPIDKVHPMAALRTAISLLGLYDDEADVMTDEANYRKAIRLQAKISTLVTAFARIRKGQEPVAPRKDLGLAANFLYMLSGKEPEAIEVEAFDKALVLHADHELNASTFTARVCVATLSDVYSGVTAAISALKGPLHGGANEQVMKMLSEIGSVDNVEPYILNKLNNKEKIMGFGHRVYRKGDPRAKHLREMSKKLTEITGEPQWYEMSTQIEELVTSQKNLPPNVDFYSASVYHSLGVEHDLFTPIFAVSRVSGWLAHILEQYSNNRLIRPRAEYTGPDMQKFVPINER; from the coding sequence ATGACTACAACTCGTGGATTAGAAGGAGTAGTTGCAACAACGTCATCAGTTAGTTCCATTATTGATGATACTCTTACATATGCAGGCTATAACATTGATGACTTAGCAGAGAATGCAAGCTTTGAAGAAGTTATTTATTTGCTTTGGCACCGCCGTCTTCCTACACAAACTGAACTGGATGAATTGAAGCAACAATTAGCGAATAATTATGATATTCCTCAAGAAGTATTTAACCACTTTAAAATGTATCCTATTGATAAAGTCCATCCGATGGCAGCATTACGTACCGCAATCTCTTTATTAGGTTTATATGATGATGAAGCAGATGTGATGACTGACGAGGCTAATTATCGAAAAGCCATTCGTCTTCAAGCGAAAATTTCTACGCTCGTTACAGCTTTTGCGCGTATTCGTAAAGGCCAAGAGCCAGTTGCTCCACGCAAAGACCTTGGACTAGCTGCGAACTTCTTGTATATGCTATCTGGCAAAGAGCCTGAAGCAATAGAAGTGGAAGCTTTCGATAAAGCGCTTGTTTTGCATGCTGATCATGAATTAAATGCCTCTACATTTACGGCTCGTGTATGTGTAGCGACATTATCAGATGTGTATTCTGGTGTGACTGCAGCGATCAGTGCATTAAAAGGACCTCTTCATGGTGGCGCTAACGAACAGGTAATGAAAATGCTTTCTGAAATTGGTTCAGTCGATAATGTAGAACCATATATTTTAAACAAATTAAACAACAAAGAAAAAATTATGGGATTTGGTCATCGCGTATACCGTAAAGGTGATCCTCGTGCGAAACACTTGAGAGAAATGTCTAAAAAGTTGACAGAAATCACTGGAGAACCGCAATGGTATGAAATGTCTACACAAATTGAAGAATTAGTGACATCTCAAAAAAATCTGCCGCCAAACGTAGACTTTTATTCTGCGTCTGTGTATCACAGCTTAGGAGTTGAGCATGATTTATTTACGCCGATCTTCGCTGTAAGCCGTGTATCTGGCTGGTTAGCACATATTTTAGAGCAATATTCAAACAACCGTTTAATCCGTCCACGCGCGGAGTATACAGGTCCAGATATGCAAAAATTTGTGCCGATTAATGAGCGTTAA
- the pyk gene encoding pyruvate kinase: MRKTKIVCTIGPASESLEMLTSLIEAGMNVARLNFSHGNHEEHALRIQTIRKAAEMTGKPVGILLDTKGPEIRTHNMENDSIELVAGNDIVVSMAEVLGTPEKFSVTYSGLINDVTKGSKILLDDGLIALEVVEIDQQQNEIQAKILNSGTLKNKKGVNVPGVSVNLPGITEKDAEDIEFGIRQDIDFIAASFVRRPSDVLEIRELLEKHGADHIQIIPKIENQEGVDNIDSILEVSDGLMVARGDLGVEIPAEEVPLVQKNLILKCNVLGKPVITATQMLDSMQRNPRPTRAEASDVANAIFDGTDAIMLSGETAAGMYPVEAVKTMHNIADRTETALNYSDILTNRSKLSDRHTMTDAIGQSVAHTSNNLDVKAIVTPTESGHTARMISRYRSKAPIVAVTSSERISRSLSLVWGVFPNIGPKVKTTDEMLELAVQQSLNTGLVEHGDLIVITAGVPVGESGTTNLMKIHIVGDVLMKGQGIGRKSAYGKVVVAKNAAEALEKVEEGSILVTLGTDKEMVPAIEKCVAVITEEGGLTSHAAVVGINLGIPVIVGVEKAVSILNDGQEITVDAARGIIYNGHANVL, from the coding sequence ATGAGAAAGACAAAAATTGTGTGTACGATTGGTCCGGCGAGTGAAAGCTTAGAAATGCTGACGAGTTTAATTGAAGCAGGAATGAATGTGGCTCGGTTAAATTTCTCTCATGGTAATCATGAGGAACACGCGTTACGTATTCAAACGATTCGAAAAGCAGCAGAGATGACAGGAAAACCAGTAGGCATATTATTGGATACAAAAGGTCCGGAAATTCGAACACATAATATGGAAAATGACTCGATTGAATTAGTAGCAGGCAACGATATTGTTGTTTCTATGGCGGAAGTTCTTGGTACACCTGAGAAATTTTCTGTGACCTATAGTGGTTTAATAAATGATGTAACAAAAGGAAGCAAGATTTTGCTTGATGATGGATTAATTGCTCTAGAAGTTGTTGAGATTGATCAACAGCAAAATGAAATTCAGGCAAAAATATTAAATAGTGGCACATTAAAAAATAAAAAAGGCGTTAACGTACCGGGTGTGTCTGTCAACCTTCCAGGAATCACTGAAAAAGACGCGGAAGATATTGAATTTGGTATTCGACAAGACATTGACTTTATTGCGGCTTCCTTCGTTCGTCGTCCCTCAGATGTGTTAGAAATCCGCGAATTACTTGAAAAGCATGGAGCGGACCATATTCAAATCATCCCAAAAATCGAGAACCAAGAAGGTGTAGACAATATTGATAGCATTCTTGAAGTATCTGATGGCTTGATGGTGGCACGTGGGGATTTAGGAGTAGAGATTCCAGCAGAAGAAGTACCACTTGTGCAGAAAAATTTGATTTTAAAATGTAATGTACTTGGGAAGCCAGTCATTACGGCAACACAAATGCTTGATTCGATGCAGCGCAATCCTCGCCCAACACGCGCAGAAGCAAGTGATGTAGCAAATGCCATTTTCGACGGAACGGATGCGATCATGCTGTCAGGAGAAACAGCTGCTGGTATGTACCCAGTCGAAGCGGTGAAAACGATGCATAATATTGCTGACCGTACAGAAACGGCTCTTAATTATTCGGATATTTTGACTAACCGTAGTAAATTAAGTGATCGCCATACAATGACAGATGCCATCGGACAATCGGTTGCACATACGTCAAATAATCTTGACGTTAAAGCGATTGTAACACCGACAGAGAGTGGTCATACAGCTCGAATGATTTCTCGTTACCGTTCAAAAGCACCGATCGTGGCGGTTACTTCGAGTGAGCGTATATCTCGAAGCCTCTCACTTGTTTGGGGAGTTTTTCCAAACATCGGACCGAAAGTGAAAACAACGGATGAAATGCTTGAGTTAGCTGTGCAACAAAGCTTGAATACAGGTCTTGTCGAACATGGTGATTTAATCGTGATCACAGCAGGTGTTCCAGTCGGTGAATCGGGTACAACGAACTTAATGAAAATTCATATCGTTGGTGATGTTTTGATGAAAGGACAAGGCATTGGTCGCAAATCCGCTTACGGCAAAGTGGTGGTTGCCAAAAATGCTGCTGAAGCTCTTGAGAAAGTCGAGGAAGGGTCCATTTTAGTGACGCTCGGTACAGATAAAGAGATGGTACCGGCGATTGAAAAATGTGTTGCTGTCATTACAGAAGAAGGCGGACTTACAAGTCACGCGGCTGTTGTCGGTATCAATTTAGGGATTCCAGTGATTGTTGGTGTGGAAAAAGCTGTGTCTATTTTGAATGATGGACAGGAAATTACGGTTGATGCCGCTCGGGGAATCATTTACAACGGTCACGCAAACGTATTATAA
- the accD gene encoding acetyl-CoA carboxylase, carboxyltransferase subunit beta: MIKDLFYKQKPKKKKYATIPSAASKQDVPEGIMQKCPKCKKIMYTKELKKNMHVCLQCDYHYGMNAFERRDSFIDEGTFTELDESLRSTNPLGFPDYIEKVEKDREKTKLNEAILTGVGKVNGYDVVVAIMDSNFRMGSMGSVVGEKITRAIEEAGRLGVPFIIFTASGGARMQEGVLSLMQMAKTSVALKRFSDQGGLIISIMTHPTTGGVSASFASLGDYNFAEPGALIGFAGRRIIEQTIREKLPEDFQTAEFLLKHGQLDAVIHRHEMKEQIGLLLDIHQPGGELA; this comes from the coding sequence TTGATTAAAGATTTATTTTATAAGCAAAAGCCGAAGAAGAAAAAGTATGCGACCATTCCTTCTGCAGCGAGCAAACAAGATGTTCCTGAAGGGATTATGCAGAAGTGTCCAAAATGCAAAAAAATCATGTATACAAAGGAATTAAAGAAAAATATGCATGTTTGTTTGCAGTGTGACTATCACTATGGGATGAATGCCTTTGAACGTCGAGATTCTTTTATCGATGAGGGCACATTTACAGAGTTAGATGAAAGCTTGCGCTCAACGAATCCGCTTGGTTTTCCAGACTATATCGAGAAAGTCGAGAAAGATCGGGAAAAAACAAAGCTGAACGAAGCGATTTTAACTGGTGTAGGTAAAGTCAATGGCTATGATGTTGTCGTAGCGATTATGGACTCAAACTTCCGAATGGGGAGCATGGGGTCTGTCGTAGGGGAGAAAATTACGAGAGCGATTGAAGAAGCAGGTCGTCTTGGTGTACCTTTTATTATTTTTACAGCTTCTGGAGGAGCTAGAATGCAAGAAGGCGTCTTGTCTTTAATGCAAATGGCGAAAACGAGTGTGGCTTTAAAACGCTTTAGCGACCAAGGTGGATTGATTATTTCTATTATGACTCATCCGACAACTGGAGGCGTATCTGCAAGTTTTGCTTCGCTAGGCGATTACAATTTTGCGGAACCAGGAGCGTTAATTGGTTTTGCTGGGAGACGCATTATTGAACAAACAATTCGCGAGAAGCTTCCAGAGGATTTCCAAACAGCTGAGTTTTTATTAAAGCATGGTCAGTTAGATGCGGTTATTCATCGTCATGAAATGAAGGAACAAATCGGTCTATTATTAGATATACATCAACCGGGTGGTGAACTGGCATGA
- the ytvI gene encoding sporulation integral membrane protein YtvI produces the protein MNPVNRDRLVRFLIVVVSTVLLFLALYYIAKVTYPFIIGFAIAFLMKPFIRFLENRAKLPRSAAVVTSIITIIALFAGLVTLLIAEIVSGANYFARVVPNHINTMVKYFEELFTSQIIPFYERISGMFQSLGTDQQEAILTNIENASETFASTAGDFLQNFFLKLPNLVSWIPDFATVIIFSFLAAFFISKDWERLQQRFSTYLPNKASFSLIRVFSSLKQALFGYIKATMTLISITTFIVLIGFLILKVNYAITLALITGLVDVLPYLGTGTIFVPWIIYEFITGDISLAIGLTILYTIVVVQRQIMEPKVLSSSIGLDPLATLVSLFIGYKLVGFFGLILGPVTLVILKSLQNAGVFSDLWNYIMGKDIPTARK, from the coding sequence ATGAATCCGGTCAACAGGGATAGACTCGTCAGATTTTTGATTGTCGTTGTATCCACTGTCTTACTTTTTCTTGCTTTATATTATATCGCAAAAGTAACTTATCCTTTTATTATAGGATTCGCTATTGCGTTTTTAATGAAACCCTTTATCCGTTTTTTAGAAAACAGAGCTAAACTCCCGCGTTCTGCAGCTGTAGTGACGTCAATCATCACCATTATCGCTTTGTTTGCTGGTCTAGTCACACTACTCATTGCTGAAATTGTATCAGGTGCGAATTATTTCGCTAGGGTTGTGCCAAATCATATCAACACAATGGTGAAATATTTTGAAGAATTATTTACTTCTCAAATCATTCCTTTTTACGAACGAATATCCGGCATGTTCCAATCGTTAGGAACGGATCAGCAAGAGGCGATTTTAACGAACATCGAAAATGCTAGTGAAACATTCGCTTCCACAGCTGGAGATTTTTTACAAAACTTCTTTTTGAAGCTACCTAATTTAGTATCTTGGATTCCTGATTTTGCCACTGTGATTATCTTCTCTTTCCTTGCCGCCTTTTTTATTAGCAAGGACTGGGAACGACTTCAACAGCGCTTCTCTACCTATTTACCAAATAAAGCTTCTTTTAGCTTAATTCGAGTATTCTCTTCATTGAAACAAGCGCTGTTTGGTTATATAAAAGCAACGATGACGCTCATTTCTATCACGACGTTCATTGTATTGATTGGTTTTCTTATATTAAAAGTCAACTATGCTATTACACTGGCTTTAATTACCGGCCTCGTTGATGTTCTTCCTTACTTAGGAACAGGGACTATATTTGTTCCGTGGATTATTTATGAATTTATTACTGGGGATATAAGTCTTGCCATTGGGCTAACTATTCTTTACACTATCGTCGTTGTTCAGCGTCAAATTATGGAGCCAAAGGTTTTGTCATCAAGCATTGGTTTAGATCCACTCGCTACCTTAGTTTCTTTATTTATTGGTTATAAGCTTGTGGGCTTTTTCGGACTTATTTTAGGTCCGGTGACATTAGTGATTCTCAAATCACTACAAAATGCCGGTGTATTTTCGGATCTTTGGAATTATATTATGGGAAAAGACATCCCTACGGCACGAAAATAA
- a CDS encoding FxsA family protein — translation MRVIIPFLIIIPAVELGLLMYFGKTLGIWLTISLILGTGFLGAYLAKKQGLRTIEKLKADIQTGQYIGDAVIDGVCILVGGLLLLTPGFITDITGFLLLFPITRKYFKPLLYKFFRRWFQGGSNIIIMK, via the coding sequence ATGAGAGTGATTATTCCATTCCTTATTATTATTCCAGCTGTAGAACTTGGGCTATTGATGTATTTTGGGAAAACATTAGGTATTTGGTTAACAATTTCACTTATTTTAGGAACCGGCTTTCTAGGAGCGTATTTGGCAAAAAAACAAGGGTTACGAACGATTGAAAAGCTGAAAGCGGACATTCAAACCGGCCAGTATATAGGAGATGCGGTTATAGATGGCGTTTGTATATTAGTAGGAGGGCTTCTGCTATTAACTCCCGGATTTATTACAGATATAACAGGCTTTTTATTACTATTTCCGATCACGAGGAAATATTTTAAGCCGCTTCTGTACAAATTTTTTCGTCGTTGGTTCCAAGGTGGAAGCAATATCATTATTATGAAATAG
- the pfkA gene encoding 6-phosphofructokinase produces MKRIGVLTSGGDAPGMNAAVRAVVRKAIYQGVEVYGIYQGYQGLITGQIEKMEVGSVGDIIHRGGTMLRSARCQEFVTKEGQLKGIQQLKALGIEGLIVIGGDGSYRGAKALTELGFPCIGVPGTIDNDIPGTDFTIGFDTALNTVIDAIDKIRDTASSHERTFVVEVMGRNAGDLALWAGLSGGAETILIPEDPFDMDSIKDRLLKGHERGKRHSIIIVAEGVMSGNEFAKKLEEETQFDTRVSVLGHMQRGGSPTAVDRMLASRLGARAVELLIEGKGGRTVGIEKNQLVDYDISEALAMPHQLDLDIYRLSKELSI; encoded by the coding sequence GTGAAGCGCATCGGAGTTTTAACGAGTGGTGGCGATGCACCAGGTATGAATGCTGCTGTACGTGCCGTTGTTCGGAAAGCGATTTATCAAGGAGTAGAAGTGTATGGTATTTATCAAGGATACCAAGGCTTAATTACTGGTCAGATAGAAAAGATGGAGGTAGGATCGGTCGGTGATATTATTCATCGTGGCGGTACAATGCTTCGGTCAGCGAGATGCCAAGAATTCGTGACAAAAGAAGGGCAGTTGAAAGGGATCCAACAATTAAAAGCACTCGGCATTGAGGGATTAATTGTGATTGGTGGAGATGGTTCTTATCGCGGAGCTAAAGCGCTAACAGAACTTGGCTTTCCTTGTATTGGCGTGCCTGGTACAATTGATAATGATATTCCAGGAACGGACTTCACAATCGGCTTTGATACCGCATTAAATACAGTGATTGATGCCATCGATAAAATTAGGGATACGGCAAGTTCACATGAGCGCACTTTTGTTGTAGAAGTAATGGGACGAAATGCAGGTGATTTAGCACTTTGGGCAGGATTATCTGGAGGGGCAGAAACGATTTTGATTCCGGAAGACCCATTCGATATGGATTCTATTAAAGACCGTTTACTTAAAGGGCATGAGCGTGGCAAGAGACATAGTATTATTATTGTGGCTGAAGGCGTGATGAGCGGAAATGAATTTGCGAAGAAGCTAGAAGAAGAGACTCAATTCGATACGAGGGTATCTGTTTTAGGTCATATGCAACGAGGAGGCTCTCCAACTGCTGTTGACCGCATGCTTGCTAGTCGTCTTGGGGCTAGAGCTGTAGAGTTGCTCATAGAAGGAAAAGGTGGGCGAACAGTAGGGATTGAGAAAAATCAATTAGTCGATTACGATATTAGTGAAGCATTAGCCATGCCTCATCAACTTGATTTAGATATTTATCGTTTATCAAAGGAATTATCCATTTAA